One Mycolicibacterium sp. TUM20985 genomic window, GACGGAGTCGATGGAGGCCACGTTGACGTTCACGAAGCGGACGCCGGGATTGTTGAACGCCGTTCGCGACGCGGTGGTGAAGTCGCTGTAGCGGGTACCGATTCCGATGACGACGTCGGCCTCGGTGGCCAGCGCGTTCGCCGCGGTGGTGCCGGTGGAGCCGATCGCGCCGACCGACTGCGGGTGGTCGTAGGGGAGTGCACCCTTGCCCGCCTGACTCTGTCCGACGGGTATGCCCGTCTTCTCGCAGAAGGCGGCGAGCGCGTCGGTGGCGTCGGAGTAGATGACGCCGCCGCCAGCGACGATCAGTGGCTTGCGTGCGGTGCGAATGACGTCCGCCGCTCGGGCAATGACCGAACGCTCCGGGAGCGGGCGAGAAACGTGCCAGGTGCGTTGCGCGAACAGCGATTCCGGCCAGTCATGAGCCTCGGCCTGCACGTCCTGCGGGATGGCGACGGTCGCTGCCCCTGTCTCGACGGGGTCGGTGAGCACGCGCATCGCGCCGAGCAACGCGGCGGGCAACTGCTCGGGACGCCACACGCGGTCGAAGTAGCGTGACAGCGGCCTGAACGCATCGTTGACGGTCACGTCCCCGGACGACGGCAATTCCAGTTCCTGCAGCACCGGTGAGCTCACCCGGGTGGCGAAGGTGTCGGCGGGCAGCAGCAGGACCGGCAACCGGTTGATCGTCGCGAGCGCCGCGCCGGTCAGCATGTTGGTCGACCCCGGTCCGACGCTGGCGGTGACGGCCCAGGTTTGCAGTCGGTCCTTCTGCCGGGCGAAGGCGACTGCACTGTGCACCATGGCCTGCTCGTTGCGGCCGAGGACGTAGTGCAGCGAGGGCTCCGTGCCTGCTTCGAACGCGGTGATCTCGTCCTGAAGCAAGGCTTGGCCGAGCCCTGCCACATTGCCGTGTCCGAAGATGCCGAAGGCGCCCGCGAAGAACTTGGTGCGCACCCCGTCATGTTCGACGTACTGGTTGCCGAGGAACCGAATCGTGGCCTGCGCGACGGTGAGTCGCACGGTCGCCTCGGTCTCGGGTGTCTTCTCCGCCTTCTTGGGCGCGGTGGAAACCACGGTCATGCTCCCGTCTGGCGGAGGGGTAGGCGGGGGTCGACGGCCTGGCCCTCCCAGGTACCGCGAAGCCAGGCGTGTTCGGGGTCGTCGACGATCTTCCAGGCGCGTTCGATACCCGGTCCGGCCATCACGTTGAGGTAGTACATGTGGTAGCCGGGTGCGGCGACCGACGGGCCGTGATAGCCGTGCGGCACCAGCACCACGTCACCGGTCCGAACTTCCTCGAGGACTTCGATCGGGCGGTCTGGTGTGCCATACACGCGGTGATAGCCGAAGCCGCGCGAACCGTCGGGGCCACCGTCGATCTCGAAGTAGTAGATCTCCTCGAGCTCGGACTCGGTCGGGGTGTTCTCGTCGTGCTTGTGGGCGGGGTAGCTTGACCAGTTACCGCCGGGGGTGATGACCTCGCAGGCGATCAGCGAGTCTGCCTCGAACACGCCTGCGGTGCCGAAGTTGTGCACCTGTCTGCTGCAGTTGCCCGCGCCGCGCAGTTCGACGGATACGTCGGCCGCGGCCACACGGCGGTTGGGGAACGAGTTCTTCGCCCGCGCACCGCAGATCGCGAACCGGCCCTCGCCGGAGAGCGTGTACGTCTGGTCGATGCCGAGGTACACCATGTCGGACGGTCCGTCGAAGACCGAAGCGCGCGGCGCCAATTCGAAGGTGTCGCGACCACTTTCGACGGTGCCGCCACCGGTTAGCGGCAGGATCATCACCTCGGTGGCGCCCGTGGCGAGTTCAGCGCTCTGGGTGTCGTCGAGTTCGATTACCTGCAAGGAGGATTCGGACCAGCCGGCCGACTCGGGTGTTACGTCGACGGTGAACGGCAGGGTGGCACTGCGCGCCGGTATGTAGAGCTTGCTGTGCATGTCAACGCACCATCGAGACTGCGGTGGCGACCGCCGAACTCACGTCGTCGTCGGCGGGATACAGAAGCGTGCGGCCGACGATGAGGCCGCGGACGGACGGTAGGCCGAGCGCCTTCTCCCAGGAGGCGAAGGCCTCATCCGGATCGGGCGGATCGCCACCGAGGAGCAGCGTCGGCAGCAAGGTCGCATCCATCACCCTGTCCATTTCGGGGACCACGGGCAACTTCATCCACGTGTATGCCGAGGTGGAGCCAAGGCCCTGCCCGATGTGGACTGACTTGATCACCGCATCGGGGCTGAGGTCGTTGCGCACCTTGCCGTCGACGCGGCTGGACATGAAGGGCTCGACCATGGCGATGAGGCCACGCGCGGCCAGCTCGTCGACGGCCTGGGCGCAGGCGGTCATGGTGTTGACGGTGCCTGGGTCGTCGAGGGCGATGCGGCACAACATCTTTCCGCCGTTCATCTTGGCGGCGGCCGTCGATTCGGCGGTCGCGCCGGTCATCCGGTCGTCAAGTTCGAAGGCCGCGCCCGCCAGTCCGCCACGATTGAACGAGGAGAAGACCACCTTGTCTTCGAGCGCTCCAAGGAGCAGAAGATCGTCGAGGATGTCCGAGGTCGCGAGCACGCCGTCGACGCCGGGATCGGCGAGCGCGGCCCGCAGGCGGTCGAGCAGATCGGTACGGCTGTTCATGGCGGTGGGACGGTCGCCGACAGCCAGCGCGCCGCGGGCGGCATGGTCGGCGGCGACGATCATTAGCCGTCCGTCGCCCCGGATGGTCGGGCGGGTGGTGCGGTCGTTCCAGGCGCGGGCGACGGCGCCCGGATCAGCGGCCCGCAGGTCGGTGACCGCGGCGTAATCGGAGCACTTCGCGGTGAGCGAAGCGACGGGGGAAACGTCTGCGCTAGACATTGACGGCCTCCACTGCGGTCTGTTCGGCCAACGTCGCCACTTCGGCGGCGGTGGGCATGGCGGTCGAGCATTCGAGTCGCGATGCGACGATGGCCCCGGCGGCGTTCGCGTAGCGCAGTGTCTTCTCCAGCGGCCAGTTGCGCAGGAGTCCGTGAATCAGGCTGCCGCCGAAGCTGTCTCCGGCACCCAGCCCGTTGACGACGTCCACGTCGTTGGGTGCCACGGTGACCGACGAGTGCTTCGTCTTGCCGAGCACGCCGCGGGGGCCCTGCTTGACGATCGCCAACTCGATGCCGAGGTCGAGCAGGGCGTCCGCGGCCTTGTGGGGGTTGCTCTCGCCGATCGCGATCTCGCACTCCTCGCGGTTGCCGACCGCGACGGTGACGTGTTGCAGGGCGCGCTGGACCTGTTCGGTCGCGGCCGCGGGGTTCTCCCAAAACATCGGCCGGTAGTCGAGGTCGAGGACGGTCAAGGGAGCGCGGCGTGGTCCTTCCCCCGTCGCTTCGCTCGCCCCACGGGCCTCCCAGGCGGCGAAGTGCGCACTGCGGCTGGGCTCTTCGGATAGACCCGTGACCGTCGACCAGAACAGCCGTGCCGACCGGACGGCGTCGGCGTCGATCTCGCCCGGCGTGATCTGGAGGTCGGGCGCGCTCGGCTTGCGGTAGAAGTACAGCGGAAAGTCGTCGGGCGGGAAGATCTCACAGAACGTCACGGGCGTCGGGTACTCGTCATGGGTGAGGACGTATCGGTTGTCCACGCCCAGGCGCGCGAGCTCGGCTCGGACGAACCGCCCGAAGGGATCGTCGCCGACCCCTGAGATCAGGGCGGTGTCGTTGCCGAGGCGGGCTGCCGCCACCGCGACATTTGCGGCGCTTCCGCCGAGGAACTTCCCGAAGGACTCGACGTCCTCCAGTCCGACACCGACCTGCAGTGGGTAGATGTCGACGCCGCTACGCCCGATGGCGAGGACGTCGAACGGCTGTGTGGTGGGCAAGTCAGCTCCCGGGGCGGTAGTCGATGGGCTTGCCCAAGACTGTGCCCCCCGTCGCGCGGCTCTGTCAAGAGTTTGTCCTGACATTCTGACTTGCGGTCATGTCGGTGTTACCCTAGGGCAAATATTGCCTGGTCACCCGAGATCGGAGGCGACGTGCCACTGGAGGTCGAGCTCGACCGATCGAGTCCCGTCCCGCTGTATTACCAACTCGCGCAAGCAATCGAGGCGTCGATCAGGGATGGCCATCTGGTTCCGGGTGATCGATTCGAGAACGAGTTGGACTTGGCCAAGCGGCTGACCCTGTCGCGGCCGACGACCAGACGTGCCATCCAGGAGATCGTCGACAAGGGCCTGTTGGTGCGCAAGCGAGGTGTCGGCACCCAGGTGGTGCAGAACCCCGTGCACCGTCGGGTCGAGCTGACCAGCCTCTTCGACGATCTCGCCCGTGCGGGCCAGGAGCCGACCACCGAACTGCTCGACTACCGGGTCGGTCAGGCCGACGACGAGGTTGCGACCCAGCTGAGCCTGGCCGACGGCCACGAGATCGTCACCATCCAACGCCTTCGGCGCGCCAACGGTGAACCTCTTGCCGTCATGGTCAACTACCTTCCGGTCGAGTTGGCACCGGAAGCCGACGAGCTCGAGCGCAGTGGCCTGTATCAGGCGTTGCGCGCCCGCGGCGTGCACATCCGACTCGCACGGCAACGGATTGGCGCGCGACCGGCAACCAAGGCCGAGGCAAAGCTGTTGAGCGAGAAGCCTGGTGGCCCTCTGCTCACGATGAGCCGCACGGCGTTCGACGACTCGGGCAAGGCCGTGGAATACGGCGACCATTGCTATCGTGCCTCGCGCTACTACTTCGAGACGACGCTCGTCGATCGTTAGTCGATGCGGCAGCAGCCACCCGTTCGGCGGGTGGCCAACTTCTACGCGCCGTTACATATGACTTGCAGTCCTAATGTCCAGACAAAGTCTTGACTTTCTTCTGTGACCCGTATTACATCTTCTTCAGGGCCGTGTCCTACGGCATCCGCAGACGGGAGAGACGATGAAGTTTGTTCGGCTGGCAGCCGCCGCTGGAGCAGGGGTAATCGCCCTTGGCCTCGTGTCGTGTTCGAGCACGGGTGGAAAGCCTGCCGACGCCGGTGGCGCCGGTGGAAGCGGTGGCGGAGTCAACACCCCACGCGTCACGATCGCCATGGTGACCCATGCTGCCCCTGGAGACACCTTCTGGGACCTCATCCGCAAGGGCGCGCAGGCCGCTGCGGACAAGGACAACATCGAGCTCAAGTATTCCTCGGACAAGGAAGGCCCGAATCAGGCCAACCTGGTCCAGAATGCGACCGACAGCAAGGTGGCCGGCATCGCCGTCACGCTGGCTCAGCCGGACGCGATGGAAGGCGCAGTGAAGGGTGCCGTCGCCGCTGGCATCCCCGTCGTCGCCCTCAACGCCGGGATCGAGCAGTGGCAAGCCATGGGCGCAATGGAGTACTTCGGCCAAGACGAGCGGATCTCCGGGGAGGCAGCCGGTAAGCGGCTGGCCGCCGATGGCGCCAAGAAGGCGATCTGCGTGGTCCAGGAGCAGGGTTCGGTATCCCTCGAGGCGCGCTGCGCCGGCGTGAAGGCCGGAATGGGTGGAGGTTCGGTAGAGAACCTCAACGTCAACGGGACGGACATGCCCTCGGTGGAGTCGACCATCACCGCGAAGCTGCAGACGGACCCCGCCATCGACCACATCGTGACGCTCGGCGCCCCGTTCGCCCTGAGCGCCGTGCAGTCGGCCAAGACGGCGGGAAGCAGCGCCAAGGTCGCGACGTTCGATACGAACGCCGCGCTGGTTGCGGCCATCAAGGACGGCAGCGTGCAGTGGGCCATCGACCAGCAGCCCTACCTGCAGGGCTACCTGGCCGTCGACTCGCTCTGGCTGTACCTCAACAACAAGAACGTCATCGGCGGCGGCCAGCCGACGTTGACCGGCCCTTCCTTCATCGACAAGACCAACATCGATTCCATCGCGGCGCTGGCTGAGGCCGGAACCCGCTAGTCGGGCTCGAAAGGTAGAACATGACAACTCAAGCAGATCTCGACCTCGGGACCCACAAGGTCGTCACCGATGAGCGGGTCAAGGAACAGAACAAACTGCAACGCTTGCTGATTCGCCCCGAGATGGGTGCATTGGTCGGCGCGATCGGAATCTTCATCTTCTTCGCGATCGTCGCACCGCCGTTCCGCAGCCCCGAGGCATTGGCCACGGTGCTGTACGCCAGTTCCACGATCGGCATCATGGCGGTTGCGGTGGGGCTGTTGATGATCGGCGGCGAATTCGACCTCTCCGCCGGTGTCGCGGTCACCACCAGCGCGTTGGCAGCGTCGATGATCTCCTACAACCTGCACCTCAACCTTTGGGTAGGGGCCGCGCTGGCGCTGGGCGTGTCCTTGGGGATCGGCTTCCTCAACGGCTATCTCGTGATGAAGACCAAGATCCCATCGTTCCTGATCACGTTGAGCTCGTTCCTGATGTTGACCGGTATCAACCTGGCGGTGACCAAGCTGATCACGGGTCAGGTGGCGTCGTCGAACGTGGCCAACATGCAGGGCTTCGATTCCGCGAGAACGGTGTTCGCGTCATCGTTCAACATCCTCGGAGTCTCGGTCAGGATCACCGTGCTGTGGTGGATCCTGTTCACCGTCATCGCCACCTACGTGTTGTTCAAGACCCGGGTGGGCAACTGGATCTTCGCCGTCGGCGGCAATCTGGAGAGTGCGCGCGCCGTCGGGGTCCCGGTGAACAAGGTCAAGATCGGGTTGTTCATGTGCGTCGGCTTCGCGGCCTGGTTCGTCGGCATGCACGTGCTTTTCTCGTTCAACACGATTCAGTCCGGCCAGGGTGTAGGCAACGAGTTCCTCTACATCATCGCCGCGGTCATCGGTGGCTGCCTGCTCACGGGTGGGTACGGCACCGCGATCGGCACCCTGATCGGTGCCTTCATCTTCGGCATGACCAACCAGGGCATCGTCTACGCCGGTTGGAATCCCGACTGGTTCAAGTTCTTCCTCGGCGCGATGCTCCTGTTCGCGGTCATCGCCAACAACGCCTTCCGTAACTACGCGGCGAAGAAGTAGGGACACGACCATGACCACGACCACTGAAGCTCCCATCGCCGAGACTCCATCGGGTGGCGAGGCGCCACTGATCGAGCTCAAGTCCGTCGGGAAGAGCTACGGAAACATCATCGCGCTCAAGGACATCAACCTCTCCGTGAGTGCCGGACAGGTCACCGGTGTGCTGGGTGACAACGGTGCGGGCAAATCCACCCTCATCAAGATCATCGCCGGCCTGCACCAGCCCACCGAGGGCGAGCTGCTGGTCGATGGGCAGGCCATGACGTTCAACTCTCCGAAGGACGCGCTGGCCAACGGGATTGCCACGGTGTACCAGGACCTCGCGGTCGTGGCGCTGATGCCGGTATGGCGAAACTTCTTCCTGGGTCAGGAACTCCGGAAGAAGGGGATTCTGAAGTCGTTGGACATCCACGCGATGCGTGCGACCACGATCTCGGAGCTCAAGAAGATGGGCATCGATCTGCCTGACGTCGACGCCCCCATCGGCTCGTTGTCGGGTGGCCAGCGCCAGTGCGTCGCGATCGCACGCGCCGTGTTCTTCGGGGCCCGGGTGTTGATTCTCGACGAGCCGACGGCGGCATTGGGTGTCAAGCAATCCGGTGTGGTGTTGCGCTACATCACCGCAGCCAAGGAGCAGGGGTTCGGCGTCATCTTCATCACGCACAACCCCCACCACGCGCACATGGTGGGCGACCACTTCGTGTTGCTCAACCGCGGCAGGCAGAAGCTGGACTGCACCTACGACGAGATCACCCTGGAGCACCTCACGCAGGAGATGGCCGGCGGCAACGAGTTGGAAGCCCTCAGCCACGAACTCGGTCGCAAGTAGCACGTCCCCGGACTCAGAACCCCGTCGGCTGCACAGTCGGCGGGGTTCTGTCACGCGGGCCCGGCTGCTAGCCGCGGCGAGAGCTCCTCGCGACGACGTCACTCGCGGCCAATTACGTAGTCTCGTACGCCTTCGGGATCCTCTGCCCCGCGCAGATCTGGCAATTGCGGAACTCAGCGGCGGGATATCGTCCGCCCGCGGCATGACGACACGGCTGTTCGAGTGGGAGTCTTGACCCAGCACACGGCCCTAGGCCGAGGGCGCCGAGGTCAGGGGGCGCGCCGCTTACTCAGCCCAAGCCGAGTGAGCGGGCGCTGTGCTCCCGCATCTCGACCTTGCGGACCTTGCCAGTCACGGTCATCGGGAACTCGTCGACGATCTCGACGTAGCGGGGGATCTTGTAGTGCGCCAGCTTGTCCGTCGCGAAACCCCGGACCGCATCTGCACTCAACGGCGGGCGACCCGGTTTCATTCGGATCCACGCGCAGATCTCCTCGCCGTAGCGCGGGTCGGGCACCCCGATGACTTGGGCGTCATCGATGTCCGGGTGGGTGTGGAGGAATTCCTCGACCTCTCGCGGATAGACGTTCTCGCCGCCTCGGATGACCATGTCCTTGATACGGCCAACCACGTTGCAATAGCCGTCTTCGCGCATGACCGCCAGGTCGCCGGTGTGCATCCAGCCCTCGTCGTCGATCGCCTCGCGGGTCCTGGCGTCCTCGCACCAGTAGCCCAACATCACCGAATAGCCGCGCGTGCAGATCTCGCCGGATTGCCCGCGCGGCAAGACCTTCCCGGTCTCCGGACTGATGATCTTGATCTCGACGTGCGGATGCGCCCGACCGATGGATGCGGTGCGTCGCTCCAAGTCGTCGTCGATCAAGGTTTGGCAGGACACCGGCGAGGTCTCGGTCATCCCGTAGGCGATCGCCACCTCGGACAGGTGCATCTCCTTGATGCAGCGCTTCATCACCTCGACCGGACAGACCGCGCCGGCCATGATGCCGGTGCGTAGCGAACCCAGGTCCCTCTCGTGGAACTCGGGATGACCGAGCATTGCGATGAACATGGTCGGCACGCCGTACACCCCGGTGCAGCGTTCGGTTTCGATGGCGGCCAGGGTGAACCCCGGATCGAAGCCGGGTGCCGGGATCACCATGGTGGCCGCGTGCGTGACGCAACCCAGGTTGCCCATGACCATGCCGAAGCAGTGGTAGAACGGCACCGGGATGCACAACCGGTCGTCCGGGCCGAGGTTGATCAAGTCGGTGACGAAGAACCCGTTGTTGAGGATGTTGCGGTGTGACAGCGTCGCGCCCTTCGGGAATCCCGTTGTACCCGAGGTGTATTGGATGTTGATCGGGTCGTCGTTGCGCAATGTTGCGATTCGATCGCGCAGTTGGTCATCGGTCACGGACCGTCCGGCGACCATTAGCGAGTCCCAGTCGCCGCTGTCGAGCAGGATCACGTCGCGCAGGGCGGGTGCGTCGTGGCGCACCTCCTCGATCATCGTCACGTAGTCGGAGCTCTTGAACGCCGTCGCCGAGATCAGGGTGCGAATACCCGACTGCGCCAGTACGTAGCCGAGTTCATGGCTGCGGTAGGCGGGATTGACGGTCACCAGGACGGCGCCGATGGTTGCGGTGGCGAACTGCACGATGGTCCATTCGGCACAGTTCGGCGCCCAGATGCCAACCCGGTCTCCCCGCTGTACGCCGAGGTCCATCAACCCTCGAGCGATCGCCTCGACGTCGGCATTCAACTCGCGGTATGTCCAGCGCCTGCCGGTGGCCACCTCGACGAGCGCCTCGACATCGGGATGAGCGGCTGCCGCGGCCCGAAAATGCTCGCCGATGGTGTGCTCGAGGATCGGCGTATCGGTGGGACCCGCGTCATAGGACTCCATCAAATGCCTCCGGATGTCTGCGTGACGCCGTACGCGAGGCGTAACTGGGCCTTGAGCACCTTCCCGCTTGCGTTGCGCGGCAACGCATCGACGATCACCACATGGCGCGGCCGCTTGTAGGCGGCAAGGTGCGCGCGGCAGTGCGTCTCGATTTCGGCGTCGGTCGGTGGGGCGGTGGGGTCGTGCGCGACGATCACCGCCATCGGTGTCTCCCCCCACTTCTGGTCGGGCACGGCGATGATCGCCACCTCGCTGACGTTGGGATGGGCCGCCACGACGTTCTCCACCTCGGCACTGTAGATGTTCTCACCACCCGAGATGATCATGTCCTTCTTTCGGTCGACCACGTAGATGTAGCCGTCTTCGTCCTGCCGGACGAGGTCACCGGAGTGGAACCATCCGCCGTGGAAGGCCGCGGCGGTCTCGGCAGGTCTGTTCCAGTACTCCCGCATCACCAACGGACCGAGATACACGATCTCGCCGACCTCACCGACCGCGACGTCGGTCATGTCCTCGTCGACGATGCGGACCTCGACGTTGAGCATCGGGGTACCGACGGAACCGATCTTGCGGATCGAGTCCGGCCCGCGCAGCAGGCAGGTGATGGGACTGCACTCGGTCTGGCCGAACGCCGCGATGATCTCGGCGCCCTCGAACGCGCTGGCCATGGCGCGAAGCAACGTGGAGGAAGCGGGCGCCGCACCCCACCACACGCGACGCAGGCGGGACAGGTCGTAATCGGCCAGATCCGGTAGCTCGCATACCAGCTGCCACTGCGCCGGGGTCATCCAGCAGGACGTGACCCGCTCCTCGGCGATGGTGTTCAGCGCGGCCGCCGGGGCGAACCCGCCCGACGGCGGAATGACGACGGTGCCGCCGGTGAGGAACGTCGGCAGCATCCCCGAGACGCCCGCGGTGTGGAACAGCGGCGCCATCGCCATCCAGCAGTCGTCGTCGGAACGGTGCCCGAGGGTGGCGATCGAACTGAACGCATGCAGATACAGATTGCGATGGGTGATCACAGCGCCCTTGGGCATGCCCGTCGTCCCCGAGGTGTACATGAGGAACGCGGGCTCCTCGTCGCCGACCGACACCTCGGTGGTGTACCCGGGGTCGGCGGCGCGGGTCAGTTCGTCCAGGTCGTCGCCGATGGTGAGGACGGTGT contains:
- a CDS encoding ABC transporter permease — encoded protein: MTTQADLDLGTHKVVTDERVKEQNKLQRLLIRPEMGALVGAIGIFIFFAIVAPPFRSPEALATVLYASSTIGIMAVAVGLLMIGGEFDLSAGVAVTTSALAASMISYNLHLNLWVGAALALGVSLGIGFLNGYLVMKTKIPSFLITLSSFLMLTGINLAVTKLITGQVASSNVANMQGFDSARTVFASSFNILGVSVRITVLWWILFTVIATYVLFKTRVGNWIFAVGGNLESARAVGVPVNKVKIGLFMCVGFAAWFVGMHVLFSFNTIQSGQGVGNEFLYIIAAVIGGCLLTGGYGTAIGTLIGAFIFGMTNQGIVYAGWNPDWFKFFLGAMLLFAVIANNAFRNYAAKK
- a CDS encoding GntR family transcriptional regulator, whose protein sequence is MPLEVELDRSSPVPLYYQLAQAIEASIRDGHLVPGDRFENELDLAKRLTLSRPTTRRAIQEIVDKGLLVRKRGVGTQVVQNPVHRRVELTSLFDDLARAGQEPTTELLDYRVGQADDEVATQLSLADGHEIVTIQRLRRANGEPLAVMVNYLPVELAPEADELERSGLYQALRARGVHIRLARQRIGARPATKAEAKLLSEKPGGPLLTMSRTAFDDSGKAVEYGDHCYRASRYYFETTLVDR
- the iolD gene encoding 3D-(3,5/4)-trihydroxycyclohexane-1,2-dione acylhydrolase (decyclizing): MVSTAPKKAEKTPETEATVRLTVAQATIRFLGNQYVEHDGVRTKFFAGAFGIFGHGNVAGLGQALLQDEITAFEAGTEPSLHYVLGRNEQAMVHSAVAFARQKDRLQTWAVTASVGPGSTNMLTGAALATINRLPVLLLPADTFATRVSSPVLQELELPSSGDVTVNDAFRPLSRYFDRVWRPEQLPAALLGAMRVLTDPVETGAATVAIPQDVQAEAHDWPESLFAQRTWHVSRPLPERSVIARAADVIRTARKPLIVAGGGVIYSDATDALAAFCEKTGIPVGQSQAGKGALPYDHPQSVGAIGSTGTTAANALATEADVVIGIGTRYSDFTTASRTAFNNPGVRFVNVNVASIDSVKQGGVSVVSDAREAIEALGVALGDYSVSDEYRTRTAELAAEWEDTVAAAYKLDDGAALNQSQVIGLVNTLSGARDVVVCAAGSMPGDLHKLWRIRDRKGYHVEYGFSCMGYEIAGGIGAKMAEPDRDVFVMVGDGSYLMMATELVTAVQENVKVIVVLVQNHGFASIGGLSEALGSQRFGTAYRYRSDDGRLDGDKLPVDLAANAASLGADVIRVVTAAEFTDAVKVAKASDRTTVIHVETDPLIAAPDSESWWDVPVSETSTLESTQTAYQTYTDWKKIQRPFVRPSDD
- a CDS encoding ATP-binding cassette domain-containing protein: MTTTTEAPIAETPSGGEAPLIELKSVGKSYGNIIALKDINLSVSAGQVTGVLGDNGAGKSTLIKIIAGLHQPTEGELLVDGQAMTFNSPKDALANGIATVYQDLAVVALMPVWRNFFLGQELRKKGILKSLDIHAMRATTISELKKMGIDLPDVDAPIGSLSGGQRQCVAIARAVFFGARVLILDEPTAALGVKQSGVVLRYITAAKEQGFGVIFITHNPHHAHMVGDHFVLLNRGRQKLDCTYDEITLEHLTQEMAGGNELEALSHELGRK
- the iolC gene encoding 5-dehydro-2-deoxygluconokinase; protein product: MPTTQPFDVLAIGRSGVDIYPLQVGVGLEDVESFGKFLGGSAANVAVAAARLGNDTALISGVGDDPFGRFVRAELARLGVDNRYVLTHDEYPTPVTFCEIFPPDDFPLYFYRKPSAPDLQITPGEIDADAVRSARLFWSTVTGLSEEPSRSAHFAAWEARGASEATGEGPRRAPLTVLDLDYRPMFWENPAAATEQVQRALQHVTVAVGNREECEIAIGESNPHKAADALLDLGIELAIVKQGPRGVLGKTKHSSVTVAPNDVDVVNGLGAGDSFGGSLIHGLLRNWPLEKTLRYANAAGAIVASRLECSTAMPTAAEVATLAEQTAVEAVNV
- a CDS encoding AMP-binding protein gives rise to the protein MESYDAGPTDTPILEHTIGEHFRAAAAAHPDVEALVEVATGRRWTYRELNADVEAIARGLMDLGVQRGDRVGIWAPNCAEWTIVQFATATIGAVLVTVNPAYRSHELGYVLAQSGIRTLISATAFKSSDYVTMIEEVRHDAPALRDVILLDSGDWDSLMVAGRSVTDDQLRDRIATLRNDDPINIQYTSGTTGFPKGATLSHRNILNNGFFVTDLINLGPDDRLCIPVPFYHCFGMVMGNLGCVTHAATMVIPAPGFDPGFTLAAIETERCTGVYGVPTMFIAMLGHPEFHERDLGSLRTGIMAGAVCPVEVMKRCIKEMHLSEVAIAYGMTETSPVSCQTLIDDDLERRTASIGRAHPHVEIKIISPETGKVLPRGQSGEICTRGYSVMLGYWCEDARTREAIDDEGWMHTGDLAVMREDGYCNVVGRIKDMVIRGGENVYPREVEEFLHTHPDIDDAQVIGVPDPRYGEEICAWIRMKPGRPPLSADAVRGFATDKLAHYKIPRYVEIVDEFPMTVTGKVRKVEMREHSARSLGLG
- the iolB gene encoding 5-deoxy-glucuronate isomerase yields the protein MHSKLYIPARSATLPFTVDVTPESAGWSESSLQVIELDDTQSAELATGATEVMILPLTGGGTVESGRDTFELAPRASVFDGPSDMVYLGIDQTYTLSGEGRFAICGARAKNSFPNRRVAAADVSVELRGAGNCSRQVHNFGTAGVFEADSLIACEVITPGGNWSSYPAHKHDENTPTESELEEIYYFEIDGGPDGSRGFGYHRVYGTPDRPIEVLEEVRTGDVVLVPHGYHGPSVAAPGYHMYYLNVMAGPGIERAWKIVDDPEHAWLRGTWEGQAVDPRLPLRQTGA
- a CDS encoding long-chain-fatty-acid--CoA ligase; protein product: MFTETFSGAALADGSALPHAGISLPDALSRHALIRPNQIAFVDPRRRCTFAELNASVRRLASVLATRGVRPGDRVATLGVNSLELVETWFATLTLGAIAVPINFRLVPDEIAGVLADCGATAVVVDTALEDAVPRALTRAQDVYTVLTIGDDLDELTRAADPGYTTEVSVGDEEPAFLMYTSGTTGMPKGAVITHRNLYLHAFSSIATLGHRSDDDCWMAMAPLFHTAGVSGMLPTFLTGGTVVIPPSGGFAPAAALNTIAEERVTSCWMTPAQWQLVCELPDLADYDLSRLRRVWWGAAPASSTLLRAMASAFEGAEIIAAFGQTECSPITCLLRGPDSIRKIGSVGTPMLNVEVRIVDEDMTDVAVGEVGEIVYLGPLVMREYWNRPAETAAAFHGGWFHSGDLVRQDEDGYIYVVDRKKDMIISGGENIYSAEVENVVAAHPNVSEVAIIAVPDQKWGETPMAVIVAHDPTAPPTDAEIETHCRAHLAAYKRPRHVVIVDALPRNASGKVLKAQLRLAYGVTQTSGGI
- a CDS encoding Cgl0159 family (beta/alpha)8-fold protein; amino-acid sequence: MSSADVSPVASLTAKCSDYAAVTDLRAADPGAVARAWNDRTTRPTIRGDGRLMIVAADHAARGALAVGDRPTAMNSRTDLLDRLRAALADPGVDGVLATSDILDDLLLLGALEDKVVFSSFNRGGLAGAAFELDDRMTGATAESTAAAKMNGGKMLCRIALDDPGTVNTMTACAQAVDELAARGLIAMVEPFMSSRVDGKVRNDLSPDAVIKSVHIGQGLGSTSAYTWMKLPVVPEMDRVMDATLLPTLLLGGDPPDPDEAFASWEKALGLPSVRGLIVGRTLLYPADDDVSSAVATAVSMVR
- a CDS encoding substrate-binding domain-containing protein codes for the protein MKFVRLAAAAGAGVIALGLVSCSSTGGKPADAGGAGGSGGGVNTPRVTIAMVTHAAPGDTFWDLIRKGAQAAADKDNIELKYSSDKEGPNQANLVQNATDSKVAGIAVTLAQPDAMEGAVKGAVAAGIPVVALNAGIEQWQAMGAMEYFGQDERISGEAAGKRLAADGAKKAICVVQEQGSVSLEARCAGVKAGMGGGSVENLNVNGTDMPSVESTITAKLQTDPAIDHIVTLGAPFALSAVQSAKTAGSSAKVATFDTNAALVAAIKDGSVQWAIDQQPYLQGYLAVDSLWLYLNNKNVIGGGQPTLTGPSFIDKTNIDSIAALAEAGTR